The Sporolituus thermophilus DSM 23256 genome includes a region encoding these proteins:
- the tpiA gene encoding triose-phosphate isomerase has product MRKPIIAGNWKMHKSVAEAQALVQDIVRLTADVGEVEVVVCPPFTALYPVQTVLSGTHVRLAAQNVHWEKQGAFTGEISPVMLRDVGCDYCIIGHSERRQYFAETNETVNKKVKAALAHGLIPIMCVGETLAEREAGATEAVVGEQVREGLAGLTADQAAAMVIAYEPVWAIGTGRTASPQDANAVCAFIRAIVREMFGAAADRVRIQYGGSVKPENSAELMAQSDIDGALVGGASLDAASFSGIVKFRTQKERMA; this is encoded by the coding sequence GTGCGTAAACCTATCATTGCCGGTAACTGGAAAATGCATAAATCGGTTGCCGAAGCGCAGGCGCTGGTGCAAGACATAGTCCGGCTTACGGCCGATGTCGGCGAGGTTGAGGTCGTTGTCTGTCCGCCCTTTACCGCTTTGTACCCGGTGCAGACCGTCCTGAGCGGCACCCATGTCCGGCTGGCCGCCCAAAACGTGCACTGGGAGAAGCAGGGCGCCTTTACGGGCGAAATATCGCCGGTCATGCTGCGGGATGTGGGCTGCGATTATTGTATTATTGGCCATTCGGAGCGCCGCCAGTATTTTGCGGAGACCAATGAAACGGTTAACAAAAAGGTCAAAGCCGCCTTGGCCCATGGGCTCATCCCCATCATGTGCGTAGGCGAGACCCTGGCCGAACGTGAAGCCGGCGCCACCGAAGCCGTGGTGGGCGAGCAGGTCCGGGAAGGATTGGCCGGCCTGACGGCCGATCAGGCAGCCGCCATGGTTATTGCTTATGAGCCGGTGTGGGCCATCGGCACCGGCCGCACGGCCTCGCCCCAGGACGCGAACGCCGTTTGCGCCTTCATCCGGGCCATTGTGCGGGAAATGTTCGGCGCCGCGGCCGACCGCGTCCGCATCCAGTACGGCGGCAGCGTCAAACCGGAAAACAGCGCCGAACTAATGGCCCAGAGCGACATCGACGGTGCCCTGGTAGGCGGCGCCAGCCTGGACGCCGCAAGTTTCAGCGGCATCGTTAAGTTCCGCACCCAGAAGGAGAGGATGGCGTGA
- a CDS encoding phosphoglycerate kinase produces the protein MNKKTIKDIAVAGKKVFVRVDYNVPMDKNGRITDDTRIRATLPTIRYLLDQGAAVILASHLGRPKGAPAPEFSLAPVARRLGELLGREVLFAADCVGAEAEAKAAQLKPGQVLLLENLRFHKEEEKNDERFAQSLARLADVAVNDAFGVSHRAHASVEGITKFVPTVAGFLMEKEIAFLGQAVTNPTRPFVAIIGGAKVSDKIGVIENLLSKVDTLIIGGGMANTFLRAQGFATGKSLVEEDKVELAAALIDQAKAKGVKLLLPTDVVIADRFAADAAWRVAGVAEIDPEWMALDIGPETAKAFGEAVQGAKTVVWNGPMGVFEFDAFAKGTEAVAKAVAGSGATSIVGGGDSIAALEKVGLAARITHISTGGGASLEFLEGKVLPGIAALADK, from the coding sequence ATGAATAAAAAGACGATAAAGGATATTGCCGTAGCCGGCAAAAAAGTCTTCGTCCGGGTAGACTATAACGTACCGATGGACAAAAACGGCCGCATTACCGACGACACCCGCATCCGGGCCACACTGCCCACCATTCGCTACCTGTTGGACCAGGGGGCGGCGGTCATTCTCGCCAGCCACCTGGGCCGGCCCAAAGGGGCGCCGGCACCCGAATTTTCACTGGCGCCGGTGGCCAGGCGCCTGGGAGAGCTCCTCGGCCGCGAGGTGCTGTTTGCCGCCGACTGCGTGGGCGCCGAGGCTGAGGCCAAAGCCGCCCAGCTTAAGCCCGGCCAGGTGCTGCTGCTCGAAAATCTGCGTTTCCATAAAGAAGAGGAAAAGAATGACGAGCGCTTTGCCCAAAGTCTGGCCCGCCTGGCCGACGTGGCCGTTAACGATGCCTTCGGAGTATCGCACCGCGCGCATGCCTCGGTGGAAGGTATTACCAAATTTGTGCCAACAGTGGCCGGCTTTCTTATGGAAAAAGAAATCGCCTTTCTCGGTCAGGCGGTCACCAACCCTACCCGCCCCTTTGTCGCCATTATCGGCGGAGCGAAAGTGTCGGATAAAATCGGTGTTATCGAAAATCTGCTTAGCAAAGTGGACACCCTGATTATCGGCGGCGGCATGGCCAACACTTTCTTGCGGGCCCAGGGCTTTGCCACCGGCAAGTCACTGGTGGAAGAGGATAAAGTCGAACTGGCCGCCGCGCTGATTGACCAAGCCAAAGCCAAAGGTGTTAAGTTGCTGCTGCCTACCGACGTAGTTATCGCTGACCGCTTTGCCGCCGATGCCGCCTGGCGCGTTGCCGGCGTGGCCGAGATCGACCCCGAATGGATGGCGCTGGACATCGGGCCGGAAACGGCCAAGGCGTTTGGCGAGGCGGTGCAAGGAGCCAAAACGGTCGTGTGGAACGGGCCCATGGGCGTCTTCGAGTTCGACGCTTTTGCCAAAGGAACCGAGGCGGTGGCCAAAGCGGTTGCCGGCTCCGGCGCCACCAGCATTGTCGGCGGCGGCGACTCCATTGCCGCCCTGGAAAAGGTGGGCCTGGCCGCGCGTATTACCCATATTTCCACTGGGGGCGGTGCGTCGCTCGAATTTCTCGAAGGTAAAGTGCTCCCAGGCATCGCCGCCCTTGCGGACAAATAG
- a CDS encoding ArsJ-associated glyceraldehyde-3-phosphate dehydrogenase: MATKVGINGFGRIGRNVFRAALNNPDIDIVAVNDLTDAATLAHLLKYDSVHGILDAEVKAGENSIIVNGKTIKVLAERDPGSLPWKDLGASVVVESTGRFTDAEKAAAHIKAGAKKVIISAPAKNEDITIVMGVNHEKYDPAKHHIISNASCTTNCLAPFTKVVHEKFGIKHGLMTTVHSYTNDQQILDLPHKDLRRARAAAMSIIPTTTGAAKAIGLVIPELKGKLNGFAMRVPTPNVSITDLVVELEKPTTAEEINAALKAAAEGELKGIMAFSEEPLVSRDYNGNPHSSIVDGLSTMVVDGTMAKVVAWYDNEWGYSNRVVDLIRYIAQKGL, encoded by the coding sequence ATGGCAACCAAAGTAGGTATTAACGGATTTGGCCGCATCGGCCGCAACGTCTTCCGGGCTGCCTTGAACAACCCGGATATCGACATCGTAGCCGTCAACGACTTGACTGACGCCGCAACATTAGCCCACCTGCTTAAATACGACTCGGTGCACGGCATCCTCGATGCCGAGGTCAAAGCCGGGGAAAACAGCATCATCGTTAACGGCAAAACCATTAAGGTGCTGGCCGAACGGGACCCTGGCAGCCTTCCCTGGAAGGACCTGGGCGCTAGCGTGGTCGTGGAGTCGACCGGCCGGTTCACCGATGCCGAAAAAGCGGCCGCCCACATTAAGGCCGGGGCCAAGAAGGTTATTATTTCCGCACCGGCAAAAAATGAGGACATTACTATCGTCATGGGCGTCAACCATGAAAAATACGACCCGGCCAAACACCACATCATTTCCAATGCTTCCTGCACCACTAACTGCCTGGCGCCTTTTACCAAGGTAGTACACGAAAAGTTCGGCATTAAACACGGACTCATGACTACCGTCCACTCGTATACCAATGACCAGCAGATTCTCGACTTGCCCCATAAGGATTTGCGCCGGGCCCGCGCCGCCGCGATGTCGATTATTCCGACCACTACCGGCGCGGCCAAGGCCATCGGTTTGGTTATTCCCGAGCTGAAAGGCAAGCTCAACGGCTTTGCCATGCGGGTGCCGACGCCCAATGTTTCGATTACCGACCTGGTGGTAGAACTGGAGAAACCGACCACGGCGGAAGAAATCAACGCCGCCCTGAAGGCCGCCGCCGAAGGCGAACTTAAAGGGATCATGGCTTTCTCCGAAGAACCGCTCGTTTCCCGCGACTATAACGGCAATCCGCATTCGTCCATTGTTGACGGTCTGTCCACCATGGTGGTTGACGGGACGATGGCCAAAGTGGTTGCCTGGTACGACAACGAATGGGGCTACTCCAACCGCGTCGTCGACCTTATTCGGTATATAGCCCAAAAAGGACTGTAA
- a CDS encoding sugar-binding transcriptional regulator: MKDIARLHRKIAPELISIMEDRYNILRHIQYAQPVGRRALAAMLGVGERVVRAQVDFLKSAGLVDFSPLGMTITDEGGALLSELAAYIRLVCGLTDLEEELAAKLRLERVVIIPGDSQADAAVQRELGRAAAGVLSQYLGDNMTIAVSGGSTMATLADAVQFSAPGSTVVPARGGLGEQVEYQANTIAARIAGKLGGRYRLLHIPDGLSEEALEAILASDGNVRAVADMIKHAHILVHGIGQAAQMAARRGLPAETIREITDRGAVGEALGYYCTIKGEIVHVTNSVGLRLADLTGIGRVIAVAGGSSKAAAIVAVIGAGRQDILITDEAAARAIQGLLHY; this comes from the coding sequence GTGAAAGATATTGCCCGGCTGCATCGCAAGATTGCTCCCGAACTCATAAGTATTATGGAAGACCGCTATAATATCCTCCGGCATATTCAGTATGCCCAGCCGGTAGGCCGTCGCGCCCTGGCGGCCATGCTGGGCGTGGGTGAGCGCGTAGTGCGCGCGCAGGTAGATTTTTTAAAGAGTGCCGGCTTGGTTGACTTTTCGCCGCTAGGTATGACGATAACCGACGAAGGCGGCGCCCTGCTGAGCGAACTGGCGGCTTATATCCGCCTGGTGTGCGGGCTTACCGACCTGGAAGAAGAACTTGCCGCCAAACTACGGCTTGAACGCGTAGTTATCATTCCCGGCGACAGCCAGGCGGACGCGGCGGTGCAGCGCGAGCTCGGCCGGGCGGCCGCGGGAGTATTAAGCCAATATCTGGGAGATAATATGACCATCGCGGTAAGTGGCGGCTCCACCATGGCTACCCTCGCCGACGCCGTCCAGTTCAGCGCGCCGGGTTCCACGGTGGTGCCGGCCCGCGGCGGGCTGGGTGAACAGGTGGAATACCAGGCCAATACTATCGCCGCCCGTATTGCGGGCAAGCTAGGGGGGCGTTACCGCCTGCTGCACATTCCTGACGGCTTAAGCGAGGAAGCGCTGGAGGCCATTCTCGCCAGCGACGGCAACGTGCGGGCGGTGGCCGACATGATTAAGCACGCCCACATTCTGGTTCATGGCATCGGGCAGGCGGCCCAGATGGCTGCCCGCCGCGGCCTACCGGCAGAAACGATCAGGGAAATTACGGACCGCGGCGCGGTGGGCGAAGCCTTGGGCTACTACTGCACCATTAAAGGAGAAATCGTGCACGTTACTAACAGTGTAGGGCTACGTCTGGCCGATTTAACCGGTATTGGCCGGGTTATTGCCGTAGCGGGCGGAAGCTCTAAAGCGGCCGCTATTGTTGCCGTCATCGGCGCCGGCAGGCAGGACATCCTGATTACCGACGAGGCCGCCGCCCGCGCCATCCAGGGGCTTTTACATTATTAA
- a CDS encoding SIMPL domain-containing protein — MRIWKTFVAFILLLVTAATVAAAPAQTEPGAITVYGHAEMMVVPDVALVTAGVLTSGSDAAAVKRENDRVMNQIMERLKAEGITADKIQTAAVSLYPLQRSDDRAGVTGYRMHSSVTVTVEDLTRVGAVVDALFQAGANQLQGVSFALRDDRALRADLLRQAVEDGRQQAATIAESLGVRLGRPLSVTQNGRVYPVATDGYRIMKEAAGSPVNPGMLKASVDLTLVFAVQ, encoded by the coding sequence ATGAGAATCTGGAAAACTTTTGTTGCATTCATCCTGCTTCTCGTCACCGCCGCCACTGTCGCCGCCGCGCCGGCCCAGACCGAACCTGGTGCCATCACGGTGTACGGCCATGCCGAGATGATGGTTGTACCGGACGTGGCCTTGGTGACCGCCGGAGTTTTAACGAGCGGCAGCGACGCAGCCGCCGTCAAGCGGGAAAATGACCGCGTCATGAACCAGATTATGGAGCGGCTGAAAGCCGAGGGGATTACCGCGGACAAAATCCAGACCGCCGCCGTTTCCCTTTATCCGCTGCAGCGATCTGATGACCGGGCCGGGGTGACGGGGTATCGCATGCACAGCAGTGTTACCGTCACCGTGGAAGATCTTACCCGGGTGGGTGCTGTCGTCGACGCTCTCTTTCAGGCCGGCGCCAATCAGCTTCAGGGCGTAAGTTTTGCCCTGCGCGACGACAGGGCGCTGCGAGCCGATCTCTTGCGCCAGGCGGTGGAAGACGGCCGGCAGCAGGCGGCGACGATAGCCGAAAGCCTGGGCGTGCGGCTGGGCCGCCCGTTGTCCGTGACGCAGAACGGCCGCGTTTACCCGGTAGCGACTGACGGCTACCGGATCATGAAGGAGGCAGCCGGTTCGCCGGTCAACCCCGGGATGCTAAAGGCGAGTGTGGATCTCACCCTGGTGTTCGCCGTTCAATAA
- a CDS encoding MgtC/SapB family protein, whose translation MISDLDICIRVALAFVLGGVIGHERQSRNKWAGLRTHVLVCLGSCLIMILSINIYYSVQGQTNADPARLAAQVVSGIGFLGAGTIMKEGATVKGLTTAASIWVVSGVGLAVGAGYFWGALFTTCLVLLTLTTLSRLEKSHSQGYTATLLLSIVDKPGQIGKIGSYLGSHCVSIRDIRIEEHYDHSLLLTMVLHFPDRVNVNEVIANLMTIDGVIEVKRE comes from the coding sequence ATGATCAGTGATCTTGACATTTGCATTCGTGTCGCCCTGGCCTTCGTGCTTGGCGGTGTTATCGGCCATGAACGGCAGTCGCGCAATAAATGGGCCGGTCTGCGCACCCATGTGCTTGTGTGTCTGGGGTCTTGCCTCATCATGATTTTGTCTATCAATATTTATTATTCGGTACAGGGCCAGACCAACGCCGACCCGGCGCGGCTGGCGGCCCAGGTGGTGAGCGGCATCGGCTTCCTCGGCGCCGGTACCATCATGAAGGAAGGGGCGACGGTCAAGGGACTGACCACAGCGGCCAGCATCTGGGTGGTATCAGGCGTGGGACTGGCGGTAGGGGCCGGCTATTTTTGGGGCGCCTTGTTTACTACTTGCCTGGTTTTACTGACCCTCACCACACTTTCCCGGTTGGAAAAAAGTCATAGCCAAGGTTATACCGCCACCCTGCTCCTGTCTATTGTCGACAAGCCCGGGCAGATTGGGAAAATCGGTTCTTACCTGGGGAGTCATTGCGTCAGTATTCGCGACATCCGCATTGAAGAGCATTATGACCATTCATTGCTGCTGACGATGGTTTTACACTTTCCCGACCGGGTTAACGTCAATGAAGTAATCGCCAATCTCATGACTATTGACGGTGTAATTGAGGTGAAAAGGGAATGA
- the lipA gene encoding lipoyl synthase: MTATAVPAWLRAMVRDAKRADNLALHALTAGRLAGYRLHTVCDGARCPNKGSCYSHGTATFLILGNTCTRNCAFCAVDHGRPSAVDPEEPRRLAAAVSEMGLTHVVVTSVTRDDLPDGGAGQFAAVINELRKLPGRPRVEVLTPDFRGAPAALATVLAAGPDVFAHNVETVPRLYPAVRPGAEYRRSVDLLSQAARMAKPGTEIKTGIMLGLGEEENEVAAVLRDVRAAGVTMITLGQYLAPTGRHYPVQRYVPPEEFAQWGEVGREMGFKSVAAGPLVRSSYHAGEFYREIHG, translated from the coding sequence ATGACAGCTACTGCCGTACCTGCCTGGCTGCGCGCCATGGTGCGCGACGCCAAACGGGCCGATAATCTGGCGCTTCATGCCCTGACCGCCGGTCGGCTGGCCGGATACCGCTTACATACCGTATGTGACGGGGCGCGTTGCCCCAATAAGGGGAGCTGCTATTCCCACGGCACGGCGACCTTTCTTATTCTCGGCAATACCTGCACTCGCAATTGCGCCTTTTGCGCCGTAGACCACGGCCGCCCGTCGGCCGTCGATCCGGAAGAACCGCGCCGGCTGGCCGCCGCCGTTTCCGAAATGGGCCTTACCCATGTGGTGGTGACGTCGGTAACCCGTGACGATTTGCCCGATGGCGGAGCAGGTCAGTTTGCCGCCGTCATTAACGAGCTGCGCAAGCTGCCGGGGCGGCCGCGTGTCGAAGTGCTGACGCCCGATTTTCGCGGCGCGCCGGCGGCGCTGGCGACCGTGCTGGCCGCCGGTCCCGATGTTTTTGCCCATAACGTGGAGACGGTGCCGCGCCTGTACCCGGCCGTGCGGCCGGGGGCGGAATACCGCCGGTCGGTAGACCTTTTGTCACAGGCAGCCAGGATGGCTAAGCCGGGCACCGAAATCAAAACCGGGATTATGCTCGGTTTGGGGGAAGAGGAGAATGAAGTGGCGGCCGTCCTCCGGGACGTACGGGCGGCCGGCGTCACGATGATTACCCTGGGCCAATACTTGGCGCCGACCGGGCGGCATTATCCCGTGCAGCGCTATGTCCCGCCCGAAGAGTTTGCCCAATGGGGCGAAGTCGGTCGGGAAATGGGCTTCAAAAGCGTTGCGGCCGGACCGCTCGTGCGCAGTTCCTACCATGCCGGCGAGTTCTACCGGGAAATACATGGCTAA
- the nrfD gene encoding NrfD/PsrC family molybdoenzyme membrane anchor subunit: MDIIWGDITQYIEITWGWPIAVYLFLAGLSGGALITALLVKWIEGNETPPWDGLIKAGALIAPPTIIIGLALLIVDLGRPLSFYLLLLHYQITSVMSIGVILLSIYTPLALLFSAIIFKKPLSEQGWSAPWFKPLLPLVEWLEQTRSIEGIMCVLAVAVATYTGFLLSALVAKPLFNTPILPLLFLVSGISAGIAANILVGLTCFRSTVDEQNLKYLLALDLRVIPFELFMLFLLFTGMYYQGGQYYLIAKEALTVGVWAKVFWIGVVGIGLILPVTIAITALHGHVYRLRTVLFNSSIALVGVVLLRFYFLYAGQIFTGS, encoded by the coding sequence ATGGATATCATCTGGGGCGATATCACGCAATACATCGAAATTACCTGGGGCTGGCCGATCGCCGTCTATCTGTTTTTGGCCGGCCTGAGCGGCGGGGCGCTTATTACCGCTTTACTGGTCAAGTGGATTGAGGGTAACGAAACACCGCCCTGGGACGGGCTGATTAAAGCCGGCGCGCTGATTGCGCCGCCGACCATCATTATTGGTCTGGCCCTGCTCATCGTCGACCTTGGCAGGCCCTTATCGTTCTACCTGCTGCTGCTGCACTACCAGATTACTTCCGTCATGTCCATCGGCGTTATTTTACTGAGCATTTATACGCCGCTGGCCCTGCTCTTTAGCGCTATCATCTTCAAAAAGCCGCTCAGCGAACAGGGGTGGTCGGCGCCCTGGTTTAAACCGCTGCTGCCGCTGGTAGAATGGCTTGAGCAGACTCGCTCCATTGAAGGGATTATGTGCGTCTTGGCCGTCGCCGTCGCGACCTATACCGGTTTTCTCCTGTCGGCGCTGGTGGCCAAACCGCTCTTCAACACGCCCATTTTGCCGCTGCTGTTCTTAGTATCCGGTATATCCGCCGGCATCGCCGCCAATATTCTCGTCGGTCTGACCTGCTTTCGCAGCACGGTCGATGAACAAAACCTTAAATACCTGCTGGCGCTCGACCTCAGGGTAATTCCCTTTGAGCTGTTCATGCTGTTTTTGTTGTTTACCGGCATGTACTATCAGGGCGGCCAGTATTACCTCATTGCAAAGGAGGCCCTGACCGTCGGGGTATGGGCCAAGGTGTTCTGGATCGGCGTAGTTGGCATTGGCCTGATTCTGCCTGTCACCATTGCCATAACCGCCCTCCATGGCCATGTCTACCGGCTGCGCACCGTTCTGTTTAACTCGTCCATTGCCCTGGTGGGCGTCGTGCTGCTGCGTTTCTATTTCCTCTACGCGGGACAAATCTTCACCGGCTCGTAG
- a CDS encoding 4Fe-4S dicluster domain-containing protein has protein sequence MADKRYGLVYDSNKCIGCQSCSVACRAENKVPDGVSRLQVWIEGPKGRFPNLVMDFHRQSCVMCDNAPCVSVCPTGASYTNKDGVNLVDEKKCVGCKYCVTACPYQARFINPKTGAADKCTFCYTNRTAKGQKPACVAVCPTGALTFGDLNDPQSEVRAALSKNYIVKPKQHLGTRPKVTTIPNWRGGEA, from the coding sequence GTGGCTGACAAGCGTTACGGCTTAGTCTATGACAGCAACAAATGCATCGGCTGCCAGTCCTGTAGTGTGGCCTGCCGGGCCGAAAACAAAGTTCCCGACGGCGTATCAAGGCTACAGGTCTGGATTGAAGGGCCGAAGGGCCGATTCCCCAACCTGGTCATGGATTTTCACCGCCAGTCTTGCGTAATGTGCGATAACGCACCGTGCGTCAGCGTCTGTCCGACCGGCGCTTCCTACACGAATAAGGACGGCGTCAACTTGGTCGACGAGAAAAAATGCGTTGGCTGCAAGTATTGCGTTACCGCCTGCCCCTATCAGGCCCGGTTTATCAATCCTAAGACCGGGGCGGCCGATAAATGCACCTTCTGCTATACCAACCGCACGGCCAAAGGCCAAAAACCGGCCTGTGTCGCTGTCTGTCCGACCGGCGCGCTCACTTTCGGCGACCTCAATGATCCGCAGAGCGAGGTGCGGGCGGCGCTGAGCAAAAACTACATTGTTAAACCCAAGCAGCACTTGGGTACCAGGCCGAAAGTCACTACCATCCCGAACTGGCGCGGAGGTGAGGCATAA
- the phsA gene encoding thiosulfate reductase PhsA yields MKKFSRRTFLKLSGAATAALAAGSALPRMASLAADSQLEGSAEFKASYCEMCTSRCPIQAKVVDGKTVLINGNPEWAATGGTVCARGGAGFSQLYDPQRLQKPLIRTGARGEGKWKEVSWDEAYAYIAEKMKAIKAQYGPEAMAFANRGGAHMAYMVTLARAYGTPNIFTHESTCPLARTVALEATFGTSALAIDYGNVKYLVSLGRNYFEGLHVAQARAVMNALAKGAKLVSVDPRFSLTSAKAQEWFAIKPGTDLAFVLAINHVLIRDNLYDRDFVEKYTEGFDAVKASVAKYTPAWAEQETGIKAADIERVARELAAARPRAVIDWGWRTQFTPEEFELRRAIVIANMLLGNLEVPGGTFFVKSPPFINGLVGKEVVPNLAGFKIPPFPAPGKPRVDGAKVKGHPNYMVPPGDGAVQIVPEAILTEQPYPIKGWFVLRYNPVITIPNTQRVIEAIKKLDLLVVCDIYMTDTAWYADVVLPESTYLERDEGFNAYHGAVPVYTLRQQVVKPVFDTKPHWQIFQELAQKLDLGAYFPYKDVEEIRLVQMGGKADLVKTAKEKGVLTFGFKPIFLRDKSSVAEFIKKVPEAQALVNDQGIIDKPLTNLKTKSKKIELYSHEAAEAFGRGVPEYRPVEMKKEGQYFYIQGKTAIHTNGHTHNVPWLYNLMGANRLWMHPETAKKLGVTDGATVEITSDYGKQQGKVLVSEGIRPDTVYTYFGFGRLSPGLKRAYKQGINAGMLLPTFVAPVCGTTVQTTGVTIKKV; encoded by the coding sequence GTGAAAAAGTTTTCCCGCAGGACATTTTTAAAGCTGTCCGGCGCGGCCACAGCAGCGTTGGCGGCGGGGTCGGCGCTGCCGCGCATGGCGTCCTTGGCCGCCGACAGCCAATTGGAGGGCTCTGCCGAATTCAAGGCCAGCTATTGCGAAATGTGCACTTCCCGCTGTCCGATTCAGGCGAAAGTCGTCGACGGCAAGACGGTGCTGATTAACGGCAATCCCGAATGGGCGGCCACCGGTGGTACGGTCTGCGCCCGCGGCGGCGCCGGTTTTTCCCAGCTGTACGACCCGCAGCGGCTGCAAAAACCGCTGATCCGGACGGGCGCGCGGGGGGAAGGCAAGTGGAAAGAAGTTTCCTGGGATGAGGCCTATGCCTACATTGCCGAGAAAATGAAGGCGATCAAAGCGCAGTACGGTCCCGAAGCCATGGCCTTTGCCAACCGCGGCGGCGCCCATATGGCCTATATGGTGACGCTGGCCAGAGCCTACGGTACGCCGAATATTTTTACCCATGAATCAACCTGTCCGCTGGCGCGGACGGTCGCGCTTGAAGCGACGTTCGGCACTAGCGCGCTGGCCATTGACTACGGCAACGTCAAATATTTGGTATCGCTTGGCCGCAACTATTTTGAGGGGCTACACGTCGCCCAGGCCCGTGCCGTCATGAACGCCCTGGCCAAGGGGGCCAAACTGGTGTCGGTCGACCCGCGTTTTTCCCTAACGTCGGCGAAAGCGCAGGAATGGTTTGCCATCAAGCCCGGGACCGACCTGGCGTTCGTGCTGGCCATTAACCATGTTCTAATCCGTGATAACTTGTACGACCGCGATTTTGTGGAAAAGTACACCGAAGGCTTTGACGCCGTTAAGGCTTCGGTCGCCAAGTATACTCCCGCCTGGGCGGAGCAGGAGACGGGGATTAAGGCCGCCGACATCGAACGGGTGGCGCGGGAACTGGCCGCCGCCCGGCCGCGCGCCGTCATTGACTGGGGCTGGCGGACCCAGTTTACGCCCGAGGAATTTGAGCTGCGGCGAGCGATTGTCATTGCCAACATGCTGCTTGGCAACCTGGAAGTGCCGGGTGGTACCTTCTTTGTCAAGAGCCCGCCGTTTATCAACGGTCTGGTCGGGAAAGAAGTGGTTCCCAACCTGGCCGGGTTTAAAATCCCGCCTTTCCCGGCGCCGGGCAAGCCGCGCGTCGACGGGGCGAAAGTCAAGGGCCATCCAAACTATATGGTGCCGCCTGGCGACGGCGCCGTCCAGATCGTTCCCGAAGCCATTCTCACCGAACAGCCCTATCCGATCAAAGGTTGGTTCGTACTGCGCTACAACCCGGTTATTACCATCCCCAACACCCAGCGCGTCATCGAAGCCATTAAGAAGCTGGACCTGTTGGTTGTCTGCGACATCTACATGACCGACACGGCCTGGTATGCCGATGTGGTGCTGCCCGAGAGCACCTATCTGGAACGGGACGAAGGCTTTAACGCCTATCACGGGGCGGTACCGGTTTATACTCTCCGGCAGCAGGTAGTTAAACCGGTCTTTGATACCAAGCCGCACTGGCAGATTTTCCAGGAACTGGCGCAGAAACTTGATCTTGGCGCCTATTTCCCCTACAAGGACGTTGAGGAAATCCGGCTCGTCCAGATGGGCGGCAAAGCCGACCTGGTGAAAACGGCCAAGGAAAAAGGCGTGCTCACATTTGGCTTCAAACCCATCTTTTTGCGGGACAAGAGTTCGGTCGCCGAGTTTATCAAAAAGGTACCCGAAGCCCAGGCGCTGGTCAATGACCAGGGGATTATCGACAAGCCGCTAACCAATCTGAAGACAAAGAGCAAAAAGATTGAGCTTTATTCCCATGAAGCGGCTGAGGCCTTTGGCCGCGGCGTTCCCGAGTACCGGCCGGTGGAAATGAAAAAAGAAGGTCAGTATTTTTACATCCAGGGGAAAACGGCCATTCACACCAACGGCCACACCCATAATGTGCCGTGGCTCTACAACCTGATGGGCGCCAACCGGCTGTGGATGCATCCGGAGACGGCCAAGAAATTAGGCGTAACCGACGGGGCAACGGTGGAAATCACGTCCGACTATGGCAAACAGCAGGGCAAGGTCCTTGTTTCCGAGGGGATCAGGCCCGATACGGTCTACACCTACTTTGGTTTTGGCCGCCTTTCGCCAGGACTCAAGCGGGCCTACAAACAGGGCATTAATGCCGGCATGCTGCTGCCGACGTTCGTGGCGCCGGTCTGCGGCACAACCGTGCAAACCACCGGCGTTACCATCAAGAAGGTTTAG